The Chryseobacterium sp. JV274 sequence AAAGCGAATATAATAAATGAGACATATTTATTAGTTTTTTTCCAAAGTATAAGCATGAGAGGAAAAAGCCAATAAATCTGCCATTCTGTAGCTATGGACCAATGTGCTCCATTGATCTTATAAACCCATGAAGAATTTAAATTATGAAATAATCCAATATGACTGATAACAGACCAAAAAGTGACAGGTATTTTGCTATCCCAAGCTGTATTTTGTGCTGTTTGTAATAAGGGAAAACATAAAATCATTAATCCTGATAACAATAATGCAATATAATAGGGCGGAATTAATCTTTTGGCTCTTCTGCTAATATATCTTTTAAACCCTCCTTTTATTTCCATATTATTGTTAACCACTGGAATCGCAAGGCAAAAACCGGAAAGAACTATAAATATAGATACTGCCAAATGACCAATTGACGTAGCTTTTTGTATAAAATAGAGAACAAGGTCATTAGACCATTTAATATCATGAGCTGCAGAATAGCCATTAAATAATAAAGAATGATACAAAACTACCCATAACGCAGAAATTCCTCTTATTCCATCAAGAAACTCAAATCTTATCTTCATAAAAAAATTTTCCGCAAAAGTAAAGAAAATTAAAATCTGAATGTGTTAAAAAATAATATTACTAATACTTTATTAATGAATCTGTTTAGGCTTAGATTATTATATTTCTAATATTTGAAAAATAAGAGTTATAACAACAAGAGTAAAAGTGAAATTATTTATTGTATGAACTTTAATTGGCTTTATTTGTCTGATTTGTTCTACAAATTATTCTAATAAGATATTTAGTAAAGACTTCAATTTTATAGCAACTTAACAATTTTTATTGACACTACAGTAACATGAAAACG is a genomic window containing:
- a CDS encoding acyltransferase family protein, with protein sequence MKIRFEFLDGIRGISALWVVLYHSLLFNGYSAAHDIKWSNDLVLYFIQKATSIGHLAVSIFIVLSGFCLAIPVVNNNMEIKGGFKRYISRRAKRLIPPYYIALLLSGLMILCFPLLQTAQNTAWDSKIPVTFWSVISHIGLFHNLNSSWVYKINGAHWSIATEWQIYWLFPLMLILWKKTNKYVSFIIFALLALLLKKLIPMAKPEFIILFFMGVICCYLSFKKTTINKFLIPLAVILFIGSLSLFALLDINSFLMILITGVTFSFLLYSLVTYKKATGKSIIILESKPLEFLGKISYSLYLIHGPFLALINLYLLKNFELTDDIRQWVIFAFIFIFIIPITTIFYHLVEKRFLNK